One Aegilops tauschii subsp. strangulata cultivar AL8/78 chromosome 7, Aet v6.0, whole genome shotgun sequence genomic window carries:
- the LOC109733566 gene encoding uncharacterized protein yields RSLEAPFHSVYHTTAPTSPLRSGPSLLLLSTSFSPSPVPGKCQKARRRQAPAFGEWNYCHGYDEPPAERYAKEPEDCSDVWFKYSPPPRKPAPKKTRSDVAREKQGRRAGALEGGGLARATSRAASASRVVRPVDEDLYQVPPPELASRHYRPRRKRSLWIECLGLNSCVA; encoded by the exons AGATCATTGGAGGCCCCATTCCATTCGGTTTATCATACAACTGCTCCTACTAGCCCCCTCCGCTCCGGCCCCAGCTTGCTTCTCTTATCCACCTCATTCTCCCCGTCCCCTGTGCCGGGCAAGTGTCAA AAGGCGAGGAGGCGGCAGGCGCCGGCGTTCGGGGAGTGGAACTACTGCCACGGCTACGACGAGCCGCCGGCCGAGCGCTACGCCAAGGAGCCGGAGGACTGCAGCGACGTGTGGTTCAAGTACTCGCCGCCTCCGCGCAAGCCGGCGCCCAAGAAGACGAGGAGCGACGTGGCTCGGGAGAAGCAGGGGAGGCGCGCGGGGGCGTTGGAAGGCGGCGGCCTGGCGCGCGCCACGTCCAGAGCCGCCTCCGCGTCCAGGGTGGTGCGGCCGGTCGACGAGGACCTGTACCAGGTGCCTCCGCCGGAGCTCGCCTCCCGCCATTACCGACCAAGACGG AAGAGGAGCCTGTGGATAGAATGCCTGGGCCTCAACTCGTGCGTCGCCTGA